A window from Rhinolophus sinicus isolate RSC01 linkage group LG18, ASM3656204v1, whole genome shotgun sequence encodes these proteins:
- the LDAF1 gene encoding lipid droplet assembly factor 1 isoform X2, translated as MSKKDTPNTSRDLEELQRKLSLLIESIQNNSKVMAFMKSPVGQYLDRHPFTALTLLVFVALSAFPVGFFLFLVVLTSLAALVGVILLEGLVISVGGLSLLCVLCGLGFVSLVISATIIASYMVVSSLINCRLSSRYF; from the exons ATGAGCAAAAAGGACACCCCGAATACTTCAAGGGACTTGGAGGAATTGCAGAGGAAGCTGTCTTTGCTGATAGAATCCATCCAGAATAACTCAAAG GTGATGGCCTTTATGAAGTCTCCAGTGGGACAATACCTGGACAGGCATCCTTTCACGGCCCTCACCTTGCTGGTGTTTGTCGCACTGTCAGCCTTTCCTGTGGGATTCTTCCTATTCCTCGTGGTGCTTACCTCCCTGGCTGCTCTTGTGGGAGTGATATTACTGGAAG GACTGGTCATCTCTGTGGGCGGCCTCTCACTGCTTTGTGTCCTGTGTGGCTTGGGCTTCGTGTCACTCGTCATATCAGCAACGATCATAGCGTCCTACATGGTGGTCTCCAGCCTCATCAACTGCAGGCTTTCTTCCAG atatttttaa
- the LDAF1 gene encoding lipid droplet assembly factor 1 isoform X3 produces MSKKDTPNTSRDLEELQRKLSLLIESIQNNSKVMAFMKSPVGQYLDRHPFTALTLLVFVALSAFPVGFFLFLVVLTSLAALVGVILLEGLVISVGGLSLLCVLCGLGFVSLVISATIIASYMVVSSLINCRLSSR; encoded by the exons ATGAGCAAAAAGGACACCCCGAATACTTCAAGGGACTTGGAGGAATTGCAGAGGAAGCTGTCTTTGCTGATAGAATCCATCCAGAATAACTCAAAG GTGATGGCCTTTATGAAGTCTCCAGTGGGACAATACCTGGACAGGCATCCTTTCACGGCCCTCACCTTGCTGGTGTTTGTCGCACTGTCAGCCTTTCCTGTGGGATTCTTCCTATTCCTCGTGGTGCTTACCTCCCTGGCTGCTCTTGTGGGAGTGATATTACTGGAAG GACTGGTCATCTCTGTGGGCGGCCTCTCACTGCTTTGTGTCCTGTGTGGCTTGGGCTTCGTGTCACTCGTCATATCAGCAACGATCATAGCGTCCTACATGGTGGTCTCCAGCCTCATCAACTGCAGGCTTTCTTCCAG GTAG
- the LDAF1 gene encoding lipid droplet assembly factor 1 isoform X1, with protein MSKKDTPNTSRDLEELQRKLSLLIESIQNNSKVMAFMKSPVGQYLDRHPFTALTLLVFVALSAFPVGFFLFLVVLTSLAALVGVILLEGLVISVGGLSLLCVLCGLGFVSLVISATIIASYMVVSSLINCRLSSRLRHKSPAGTASEPRSPQT; from the exons ATGAGCAAAAAGGACACCCCGAATACTTCAAGGGACTTGGAGGAATTGCAGAGGAAGCTGTCTTTGCTGATAGAATCCATCCAGAATAACTCAAAG GTGATGGCCTTTATGAAGTCTCCAGTGGGACAATACCTGGACAGGCATCCTTTCACGGCCCTCACCTTGCTGGTGTTTGTCGCACTGTCAGCCTTTCCTGTGGGATTCTTCCTATTCCTCGTGGTGCTTACCTCCCTGGCTGCTCTTGTGGGAGTGATATTACTGGAAG GACTGGTCATCTCTGTGGGCGGCCTCTCACTGCTTTGTGTCCTGTGTGGCTTGGGCTTCGTGTCACTCGTCATATCAGCAACGATCATAGCGTCCTACATGGTGGTCTCCAGCCTCATCAACTGCAGGCTTTCTTCCAG ACTACGACACAAAAGCCCAGCGGGGACTGCCAGCGAGCCAAGAAGCCCGCAGACTTAG